Proteins encoded together in one Jaculus jaculus isolate mJacJac1 chromosome 7, mJacJac1.mat.Y.cur, whole genome shotgun sequence window:
- the Znf569 gene encoding zinc finger protein 569 — translation MTESQETVTFKDVAIDFTREEWRQLDPTQRKLYRNVMLENYNNLITVGSPLSKPDVIFKLEQEEEPWLVEEEALRRRPEENCRIVEHQKTQDSHLKQVVKKTVTEEAEECPMKLANACPENSDFTPSRHNLCEYNWFGKCLENNFDYHNNVKHLMKEEHFEYDEAKKSCGSGPAHFVVTPFKCNHCGRGFSQTLDLIRHLRFHTGEKLYECSKCKKVFTHKEKLTKHHKVHRREECYECNECGKTFIKMSNLIRHQRIHTGEKPYSCRDCGKSFSQKSNLIDHEKIHTGEKPYECSECGKAFSQKQSLLAHQKVHTGEKPYACNECGKAFPRIASLALHMRSHTGEKPYKCDKCGKAFSQFSMLIIHVRIHTGEKPYECNECGKAFSQSSALTVHMRSHTGEKPYECEECRKAFSHKKNFITHQKIHTREKPYGCSECGKAFIQMSNLVRHQRIHTGEKPYICKECGKAFSQKSNLIAHEKIHSGEKPYECNECGKAFSQKQNFITHQKVHTGEKPYDCNKCGKAFSQIASLTLHLRSHTGEKPYECDKCGKAFSQCSLLNLHMRSHTGEKPYVCNECGKAFSQRTSLIVHMRGHTGEKPYECNKCGKAFSQSSSLTIHIRGHTGEKPFDCSKCGKAFSQISSLTLHMRKHTGEKPYNCIECGKAFSQKSHLVRHQRIHTH, via the exons atgacTGAGTCCCAG GAAACAGTGACATTCAAAGATGTGGCTATTGATTTCACCCGGGAAGAATGGAGGCAATTGGATCCCACTCAGAGGAAGCTGTACAGGAACGTGATGCTAGAGAACTATAACAACTTAATCACTGTGG GTTCTCCACTCAGCAAGCCTGATGTAATTTTCAAGTTGGAGCAAGAAGAGGAACCATGGCTGGTTGAGGAAGAAGCGTTAAGACGTCGTCCAG aagaAAATTGTAGAATTGTTGAGCATCAGAAAACCCAAGACAGCCATTTGAAACAAGTTGTCAAGAAAACAGTGACTGAAGAAGCTGAAGAGTGTCCTATGAAATTGGCAAATGCATGTCCTGAAAACTCAGATTTTACTCCTTCCAGACACAACCTCTGTGAATACAATTGGTTTGGAAAGTGTTTAGAGAATAATTTTGATTATCATAATAATGTGAAACACCTTATGAAAGAGGAACATTTTGAATATGATGAAGCTAAGAAATCGTGTGGCAGTGGTCCAGCCCATTTTGTTGTGACCCCCTTTAAGTGtaatcattgtggaagaggcttTAGCCAAACATTGGACCTTATCAGACACTTGAGatttcatactggagagaaactcTATGAATGTAGCAAGTGTAAGAAAGTCTTTACCCACAAGGAAAAACTCACTAAACATCATAAAGTTCATCGTagggaggagtgctatgagtgtaatgaatgtgggaaaactTTCATTAAAATGTCAAATCTTATTAGACATCAaagaattcatactggagagaaaccctattCATGTAGGGATTGTGGGAAATCCTTCAGCCAGAAATCCAATCTCATTGACCATGAAaaaattcatactggagagaaaccttatGAATGTAGTGAATGTGGAAAAGCGTTCAGCCAGAAGCAAAGCCTCCTTGCACATCAGAAAGTTCACACTGGGGAGAAACCTTATGCATGTAATGAATGTGGTAAAGCCTTCCCTCGAATTGCTTCCCTTGCTCTTCATATGCGAAGTCACACAGGAGAAAAACCTTATAAATGTGATAAATGTGGAAAAGCCTTCTCTCAGTTTTCCATGCTTATTATACATGTGAGAATCCATACAGGGGAGAAACCGTATGAATGCaatgaatgtggaaaagccttctCTCAAAGCTCAGCGCTTACTGTACACATGAGaagtcacacaggtgagaaacccTATGAATGTGAAGAATGTAGAAAAGCCTTCAGCCATAAGAAAAACTTCATTACACATCAGAAAATTCATACTAGAGAGAAACCTTATGGATGTAgcgaatgtgggaaagcttttattcagatgTCAAACCTCGTTAGACaccagagaattcatactggagaaAAACCCTACATATGTAAGGAATGTGGCAAAGCTTTTAGCCAGAAATCAAATCTCATTGCTCATGAAAAAATTCATTctggagagaagccctatgaatgtaatGAGTGTGGTAAGGCTTTCAGCCAGAAGCAAAACTTTATTACACACCAGAAagttcatactggagagaagccATATGACTGTAATAAATGTGGTAAGGCCTTCTCTCAGATTGCATCCCTTACTCTTCACCTGAGAAGTCACACCGGGGAAAAGCCTTATGAATGTGATAAGTGTGGGAAAGCCTTCTCTCAATGCTCATTACTTAATTTACACATGAGAAGTCACACAGGCGAGAAGCCTTATGTGTGTAATGAGTGTGGAAAAGCTTTCTCTCAAAGAACTTCACTTATTGTGCATATGAGAGGTCATACTGGTGAGAAACCCTATGAGTGTAATAAATGTGGAAAAGCGTTCTCCCAGAGCTCATCCCTGACTATACACATACGAGgccatacaggtgagaaaccctTTGACTGTAGCAAATGTGGAAAAGCCTTCTCTCAGATCTCGTCTCTTACTCTTCATATGAGGAAGCATACAGGAGAAAAACCCTATAACTGTATTGAGTGTGGCAAAGCTTTCAGCCAAAAGTCACACCTTGTTAGACACCAGAGAATCCATACCCACTAA